The proteins below are encoded in one region of Petrotoga miotherma DSM 10691:
- a CDS encoding amino acid ABC transporter ATP-binding protein, producing the protein MKKEKDTILKVEDLHKSYNETEILKGITLEVKKGETKVIIGPSGTGKSTLLMCINRLVEPDSGRIYLEGEEILSSKNIHKIRQEIGFVFQHFNLFDHLTVLENVKIGLTKVKKIEKSQATEIALKELERVGLKDKSELYPAQLSGGQKQRVAIARSLAMNPKLILFDEPTSALDPELIGEVLNVMIDLAKSGMTMVCVTHEMGFARAVADEIIFMENGVIVEKGPPESMFKNPQKDRTKEFLNKLSQLYGKEENT; encoded by the coding sequence ATGAAAAAAGAAAAAGATACAATATTAAAAGTGGAAGATCTTCATAAAAGTTATAATGAAACAGAAATACTCAAAGGAATAACATTGGAAGTTAAAAAGGGCGAAACAAAGGTAATAATAGGTCCAAGTGGAACGGGGAAGAGCACCCTTTTAATGTGCATAAATAGGCTTGTAGAACCTGATTCCGGAAGAATATATCTGGAAGGAGAAGAAATACTATCCTCGAAGAATATTCATAAAATTAGGCAAGAAATAGGCTTTGTATTTCAACATTTTAACCTATTTGATCACTTAACTGTGCTTGAAAACGTTAAAATCGGGTTGACTAAAGTGAAAAAGATTGAAAAATCGCAAGCTACTGAAATTGCATTAAAAGAATTAGAACGGGTTGGACTGAAGGATAAATCAGAACTCTATCCTGCCCAACTTTCGGGTGGACAAAAACAAAGGGTTGCAATTGCTAGATCTTTGGCTATGAATCCCAAATTGATCCTGTTTGATGAGCCAACCTCCGCTTTAGATCCAGAGCTGATAGGAGAGGTTCTGAACGTTATGATAGATCTTGCAAAAAGTGGGATGACTATGGTGTGTGTTACTCACGAAATGGGTTTTGCAAGGGCTGTTGCTGATGAGATTATATTTATGGAAAATGGTGTGATCGTTGAAAAAGGTCCCCCGGAATCGATGTTCAAAAATCCTCAAAAAGATAGAACTAAGGAGTTTTTAAATAAATTATCACAGTTGTACGGAAAGGAAGAAAACACATGA